The sequence GATGAGGTACCGCTCGATGCCGATATCGACCAGACGATCGATGGCGCCGGGCGCATCGTTGGTGTGCAGCGTGGCGAGCACGAGGTGGCCGGTGAGCGAGGCCTGGACGGCGAGGTCGGCGGTCTCCTTGTCGCGGATCTCGCCGACGAGCATCACATCGGGGTCCTGGCGGAGCAGGGCGCGGAGGCCGGCGGCGAAGGTGACGCCCCGCTTGACGTTGACCTGCGTCTGGCTGATTCCCTCGAGGTGGTACTCGACGGGGTCCTCGATGGTCATGACGTTGCGGCTGGTGCGGTCGACCCGGCCGAGGGCGCCGTAGAGGGTCGTGGTCTTGCCCGAGCCGGTGGGGCCGGTGACGAGGATGATGCCGGTGGAGCGCTCGATAAGGCGGGTGAGGTCCTCCTGCATCGGCTTGGTCATGCCGACCTCGTCGAGCGACAGTTGTGTCTGGCTCTGGTCGAGGAGGCGCAGGACGAGCCGCTCGCCGTAGACGGTGGGGATGCAGGAGAGGCGGATATCGATCTTGCGGTTGCCGATGCGGACGGAGGAGTGGCCGTCCTGCGGGGCATGGCGGTTGGCGATATCGAGTTCGGTCATGACCTTGAGGCGGCTGGAGATCGCCGGGGCCAGGGCGAGGGGGGGCTGGAAGGCGTCGATGAGCATGCCGTCGATGCGGAAGCGGATGACCAGCCGGGTCTCCATCGGGTGAACGTGGATATCGCTGGCGCGGCGGCGGAGGGCCTCAAAGAGGATCATGTTGACCAGGCGGATGACGGGGCCCTGGCGGGCGAGCTGGAGCAGGTCGGTGGATGCCCTGATGGAGCCGGCAGCGGTGGCGATGGCCCGCTCGTCGAGGGGGATGTCCTCGACGATCTCGGTGACCAGGTCCTGCCGCTGCTCGTAGCCGCGGTTGATGAGGTTCGCGACGGCGGCTCGCGGGGCGAGGACGATCCGGACGGGCATGCCGAGGCGGTCCTCGAGCATGCTGAAGACCGCGGGCTGCATCGGCTGGGCGGTGGCGATGTTCATCACGTGCCCGTCGCTCTCGAGGCCGGCGACCAGGCGCTCGCG comes from Phycisphaeraceae bacterium and encodes:
- a CDS encoding type II/IV secretion system protein, whose amino-acid sequence is MARRWLPLRGNGNRGADPARAVTETALAADGAAGGPQWGAVAAQFGALTIKPDQARAFALMPGSDEEPWDVLLSMLAVDEHTGLARLAERTGLKLDSEPRLHESAARFYETISASFARERLVAGLESDGHVMNIATAQPMQPAVFSMLEDRLGMPVRIVLAPRAAVANLINRGYEQRQDLVTEIVEDIPLDERAIATAAGSIRASTDLLQLARQGPVIRLVNMILFEALRRRASDIHVHPMETRLVIRFRIDGMLIDAFQPPLALAPAISSRLKVMTELDIANRHAPQDGHSSVRIGNRKIDIRLSCIPTVYGERLVLRLLDQSQTQLSLDEVGMTKPMQEDLTRLIERSTGIILVTGPTGSGKTTTLYGALGRVDRTSRNVMTIEDPVEYHLEGISQTQVNVKRGVTFAAGLRALLRQDPDVMLVGEIRDKETADLAVQASLTGHLVLATLHTNDAPGAIDRLVDIGIERYLITSSLLAAIAQRLVRRTCRACSGSGRSPGDDSKPCDKCFGTGFYGRLGVFEIMKMTDDIRRLTAQRSDSVAIAEAARAGGMRTMWDDAMDKIRAGMTTEAEVRRVLS